From the Candidatus Krumholzibacteriota bacterium genome, one window contains:
- a CDS encoding sugar phosphate nucleotidyltransferase — protein sequence MYAVILAGGKGKRFWPASKAKEPKQFLKINGDRSMLSITFNRLASVLSKEKIFLITVEDQLELIKEELPEISFENIFTEPAGRNTAPALAIAALLVKKRGGDEPFLVCPADHLIENTDNFYDSVKRAARLAEKNDFMVTFGIKPKYPATGYGYIQAGEELDMETGNIFYRVERFHEKPDRKLAVKFIETGGYYWNSGMFMWRPSVYLLAWSRFLQSGNDALMRIDESIGKKEMQKVVREEYPHLPSTSVDYGILEKADNVVVIPVDLGWNDVGSWDALYDIFPNDSSGNVKIGKSKLVDSKDCLFFNPDGFTAAVEVEDIIVISDGANILVCKKGKSERVREIVEFAEKEGLNKLL from the coding sequence GTGTACGCTGTTATTCTGGCTGGGGGTAAGGGTAAAAGATTTTGGCCGGCAAGCAAGGCAAAAGAACCGAAACAGTTTCTTAAGATAAACGGCGACCGGAGTATGCTGTCGATAACCTTCAATAGACTGGCTTCCGTTCTTTCTAAAGAGAAAATATTTCTTATCACCGTTGAGGATCAGTTGGAACTGATAAAAGAAGAACTTCCTGAAATTTCTTTTGAAAATATATTCACCGAACCCGCGGGGAGGAATACAGCCCCGGCGCTGGCTATTGCCGCCCTTTTGGTTAAGAAGCGCGGCGGCGATGAACCTTTTCTGGTTTGCCCGGCTGACCATTTAATAGAAAATACTGACAATTTTTATGATTCAGTAAAGAGAGCAGCGAGATTAGCGGAGAAAAACGACTTTATGGTGACATTCGGAATAAAACCGAAATATCCCGCCACCGGTTATGGATATATTCAGGCTGGCGAAGAACTTGATATGGAAACCGGAAATATTTTTTACAGGGTTGAGCGCTTTCACGAGAAACCGGATCGAAAACTGGCTGTAAAATTTATCGAAACAGGTGGATATTATTGGAACAGCGGCATGTTTATGTGGAGACCTTCTGTTTATCTGCTGGCCTGGTCGCGTTTTCTGCAGTCGGGGAATGACGCTCTTATGAGGATTGATGAATCGATAGGAAAGAAAGAAATGCAAAAGGTTGTCCGCGAGGAATATCCACATCTTCCATCTACTTCCGTCGATTACGGAATTCTGGAAAAGGCAGATAATGTTGTTGTTATTCCAGTAGATCTAGGTTGGAATGATGTCGGCAGCTGGGATGCCCTATATGATATTTTCCCAAATGATAGTTCCGGAAATGTTAAAATCGGAAAATCTAAGCTGGTTGATTCTAAAGACTGTCTTTTTTTCAACCCTGATGGATTTACCGCCGCCGTCGAAGTTGAGGATATTATTGTGATTTCTGACGGCGCCAACATTCTTGTCTGCAAAAAGGGAAAGAGTGAGAGAGTTCGTGAAATTGTTGAATTTGCTGAAAAAGAGGGATTGAATAAACTTCTGTAG